The Acidobacteriota bacterium sequence TGATCGCGCGCTACGATCGCTCGCTCGCCGAGGCCATCCCGTTCGCCTGGCCGCGCGAGCGCTGGGTAACGCTGGTGGGCGCGGGCGTGGCGCTCGCCTTCGCCATCTTGCTGCTGGGACAATTCCTTCCCATCCCCAAGCAGCTGCCCATCGACGAGTTCTTCAAGACCCGCGCTGCCGCCTTCGTCATGCTCGCCTTCGGCGTGTTGGTGGCGCCGCTGGTGGAAGAGTTGCTTTTCCGCGGACTGCTCTATCCCGTGTTGAACCGGCATCTCGGAGTGGTGGCGGCGCTGGTGCTTACCTCGCTCGGCTTCGCGCTGCTGCACGCCAGCCAACTGGCGCTGGCATGGGCGCCGCTGCTTTCGTTGTTCCTGGTAGGTTTCGCGCTCACCCTGGTACGCGCCCGTTTCCAGTCAGTGGCGGCCAGCACGCTGGTGCACATGGCGTATAACGCCACGCTGCTTGCCATCCTTTATCTGCAGACCGGCGGATTCCGCAACATGGACGCTCTCACGCGCTGAGTGCTACGCTACACCTTCCTATGCCGACTCCGCGCGCCCAATTGCTCACCCTGCTGGCGACCATGTCGTTCCAGCTCGGCGAGTTCAAGCTCTCGTCAGGCGGCACGAGCGATTACTACATCGATTGCCGGCTCACGACGCTTCACGCCGAGGGCGCGCGCCTTTCCGGACGCGTGGTCTATGACGAGATCCAAAAGCAGAAGTGGGAACCGCGGGCCATTGGCGGCATGACGATGGGCGCCGATCCTATCGTGGTCGCGGTCGCCATGCTCAGCTCGCAATTGTTGCAGACGCGCGCTCCAGCGCGAGTGAAGGGTCACGACGTCTCCGAGTATCTGGTTCACGGCTTCCTCGTCCGCAAGGCGGAGAAATCGCACGGCACCGGGCAGCGCATCGAGGGCTTCCGCGAGAAAGGTGCGCGCGTGGTCATCGTGGACGACGTCTGCACCACCGGAGCTTCCACCACCTCTGCCATCGCCGCCGCGCGCGAGCACGGCTTCGAGGTCGCCGGCGTCCTCTGCCTGGTCGAGCGCGAAGAGGCCGGCGGGCGCGCCGCCGTCGAGCAAGCCGCCGCTCCCGCCAAGTTCGTGAGCCTCTTCACCGCCAACGATATCCGCGCCGAACACCTGCGGCTGAAAGAAGCAGCGGCGACGCATGGCGCCCACTAAGGAGGTCTCATGATCGGAAAACTTTCCACCATCATGGTCGTGGTCAAGGACATGAAGCGCAGCGTGCAGTTCTACCGCGACGTCCTCGGCCTCCGGCTCGGCATGGAATCGCCGCAGTGGAGCCAGTTCGACCTCGGCAACGTCACGCTCGGCTTGCATCCCGAAGGCAAAGAGGCGAAGGTCGCGCCGACGACGGGCTGCACCTTCGGCTTCGAGGTGCAGGACCTCGGGATGGTGCTCGACAACCTGCGCTGGCAGAACGTGAAAGTCGTGATGGAGCCGCGCGACGAAGGCTTCGGCAAGCTCGCTATCGTCGCCGACCCTGACGGGTACCTGGTCCAGCTCTTCCAACCAGCGAAACAGGCGACACCCGCCGCATGATCAAGACCCTCGAATGGATAGACGGAGCGGACGCTGGGACAGACGGCGGGGCGACCCCCGCGATCCGCTTCATCGACCAGCGCAAGCTGCCGGTGGAAGAGGTCTACGTCACCTGCACCACTTATGAAGAAGTAGCGGACGCCATTCGCACCATGCTCGTCCGCGGCGCGCCCGCCATCGGCGTTGCCGCCGCGATGGGCGTCGCGCTCGGCGCGCGCAACCTGAAGACGGATAACCCGGCGGAGTTCGCCCGCCAGTTCACGAAGATCTGCGACGTCCTCGCCGGCACGCGTCCCACCGCCGTCAATCTCTTCTGGGCGATACGCCGGATGCGCAACAAGTTCGGCGCCGTCGCATCGCAGCGGGTCGCGGACATCCAGGAAGCCCTCATCGCAGAAGCGAAGGCCATCTATGTGGAAGACCTTGCCGCCAACGAAGCCATGGCCAGGCACGGCGCCACGCTCATGCCCAGTTCCGGCGGCGTGCTCACCCATTGCAACGCGGGCGCGCTCGCCACTGCCGGCGGATACGGCACCGCGCTCGGCGTGATCCGCATGGCCTTTGAGCAAGGCAAGAAGATCAACGTCTATGCCGACGAGACGCGCCCGGTGCTGCAAGGCTCGCGCCTCACCGCGTGGGAGCTCACCAAAGACGGCATTCCCACCACCGTCATCTCCGACAACATGGCCGGCGTGATGATGGCGCAAGGCAAGATCCAGGCCGTGGTGGTGGGCGCCGATCGCATCGCCGCGAACGGCGACGTCGCCAACAAGATCGGCACCTACTCGGTGGCCGTGCTGGCGCACGCGCACGGCATTCCGTTCTATGTCGCCGCTCCCTGGTCCACCATCGACCTCGAGACCAAAACGGGCGACAAGATCCCCATCGAGCAGCGCAATGCGCGCGAGGTCACGCACGTCGGCCAGACGCAGATCGCGCCCAACGGCATCGCGGTGGAAAACCCATCCTTCGACGTGACGCCGGCGAAGTACGTTGCCGCCATCATCACCGAGCGCGGCATCGCGCGCGCGCCGTACGAGCAGTCACTGCGTGAACTCGCTCCCGCCGGAGTAGCTAGGAGTTAGTAGCTAGAAGTTAGCGCAGCCGGGTTTTCGCTAACTCCTAACTCCTATCTACTAACTACTTCTTCGCGTTTGCGTTCCTTCCCGCCAGAGGATTACGATTCCCCTCTCGCATCGTTCCCCAAGGAGGCACCATGGGCATCGCCATCTCCCCCACCATCGACCCCAAGGCTTCGAGCTTCGTCGCTAAGACCGGCAAGATCCTGATCGGCGGCAAATGGTCAGACGCCGCCAGCGGCAAGACTTTCGACACTTACAATCCCGCGACCGGCGAAGTGCTGGCGCGCGTCGCCGAGGGCGACCGCGAAGACATCGACCGCGCCGTCAAGGCCGCGCGCAAGGCTTTCGAAGAGAGCGCGTGGTCCACGATGACCGCTTCCGAGCGCGGCAAGCTGATGTGGCGGCTCGCCGACCTGCTGGAGAAAAATCTCGAAGAGTTCGCCACACTCGAATCGCTCGACAACGGCAAGCCGCTCACCATCGCGCGCGCCGCCGACGTCCCTCTCGCCGTCGACCTGTTCCGCTACATGGCCGGATGGGCCACTAAGATCGAAGGCGCCACCTTCCCGATATCGGTCCCTTACGCGCCGGGCGCGAAGTTCTTCGCTTACACCAAGCGCGAGCCCGTGGGCGTGGTCGGACAGATCATCCCCTGGAACTTCCCGCTGCTGATGGCGGCGTGGAAGCTTGGCCCTGCGCTCGCCACCGGCAACACCGTCGTCCTGAAGCCGGCAGAGCAGACGCCGCTCACCGCCATCCGGCTCGGCGAACTCTTCGCTGAAGCCGGATTCCCCGACGGCGTGGTCAACATCGTCCCCGGATTCGGCGAGACTGCCGGCGCCGCACTCGCCGCGCATCCTGACGTGGACAAGATCGCCTTCACCGGCTCCACCGAGGTCGGCAAGCTCATCCTGCAGGCCGCGGCCGGCAACCTGAAGAAGGTCTCACTCGAACTTGGCGGCAAATCTCCGAACGTCGTGTTTGCCGACTCCGACGTGAAGGGCGCCATCCGCGGCGCCGCCAGCGCCATCTTCTTCAATCACGGACAATGCTGCTGCGCCGGCTCGCGCCTCTTCATCGAACAACCCATCTTTGACCAGGTGGTCGAAGGCGTGGCCGAGCAGGCCAAGAAGATCAAGGTCGGCAGCGGCTTGGAGGCCGATACGCAGATGGGTCCGCTGGTCTCCGCCGAACAGCTCGACCGCGTCTGCGGCTACCTGGAATCCGGATTGAGCGAAGGCGCGAAGGCGGTGACCGGCGGCAAGAAACACGGCGACAAAGGCTATTTCGTCGAGCCGACGGTGCTGGTCAACACCAACGACAAGATGAAAGTTATCCAGGAAGAGATCTTCGGACCGGTCGTCGCGGCCATCCCGTTCAAGGACCTCAACGAGGTCACCGCGCGCGCCAACGATTCCATCTACGGACTCGCTGCCGGCATCTGGACCAAAGACATCAGCAAGGCCCACCGCCTTGCCGAAAAGATCCGTGCCGGCACGGTCTGGATCAACTGCTACAACATCTTCGACGCCGCGCTGCCCTTCGGCGGATATAAGCAGTCGGGCTGGGGACGCGAGATGGGCAAAGACTCACTCGAGCTGTACACCGAAGTCAAAGCGGTGTGCGCGCAGATCTGATTGTTCTGCTTTGGGGCGCGGTCCCGCACTGCGGGGCCGCTTTTTCTTGCGCGTTACTTCTTCGCCTTCAGCGTATTGGTCCAATTGGTGACGAGCGTCACGTTGGCTACGCCGCCCTGGTCCACCGGCACCAGCGCCAGCGTCTTGTCACCGTCGGCGGTAAGGCTGGAGTACCTCCATTGCGCGATGTTCAGCTCGCCGAGCTGCGGCTGCGGTTTCCCGATCTCAAGCTCGCTCCCTTTCGCCACCATCGGGACCAGAAAATACTTGCCGGGAAACGCGAGCATGCCGAAACGTCCCTTTCGGTCCCAGCCAGCATTGAAGGCGCCGTTCGCGCTGACCTGCCACTTCCCACCCGGACCCGGGAACGGCGCCACGTAGACCTCGAGACGCCCCGACTCATCAGACGTGTAAGCGAACCACTTGCCATCGGGCGAGAAGTTGCCACTGCTCTCGTTCGCCGGCCCGGTCAAGAACGGAAACGCTTTCTGGTCGCCAGTGAGCGGCAGTATCCAGATGTCCCAACTCCGGTCTTTGGGATTGCGCTGCTGGAAGGCGAGATACTTTCCGTCCCAGGAGTATGCGTTCGGCGCATGCTCGCCGTCGCCTCCCGCCACCAACTCGCGCTCGCCGCTGGCGCCGTTGACGGGCTTCTCCGTCACCGTCCAGCGCCCTGCCCGGTTCAGGCCATAAGCGATCTTGCTGCTGTCGGGCGCCCACACCACTTGGATGGTGGTGCCGCCAAAGGTCAATCGGGTGAAGACGTCGCGCGTGAGGTCGTACTCCCACAACTCGACGTCGCCGGAACGAGGATCGGCGATGCGCGCGATGGCGTGCTTGCCATCGGGTGCGAGGTCCACCGTTTGGTACGTTCCTGGGGGACCGACCTTCCCCAGGTCTTTCCCGGTGAGCATGTCGTACCAGTTCAGCTGTGCTTTGCCGCCCTGGGCGCCCGCCTGGTAGACGAGCAAGCCGTTCGTCGCGGTGGTAAAAGTCCCGGTGCGGCGGATGGCGTTGAACTGCACGTCTTCCGCAATGGGTGTGGCTTCGCCCACCAACTTGAGCGCGCTCGCGTCGAAGCGCTGCGCCATCAGGTTGCCATCACGGATGAACAGCAGGTAGCCCGGTTCGGCGTAGATGGCTGCGCTCCGCTCGTTCAGCACCTTCGTGCTCTTCTTGTCCTTGAGCGAGACCACATAAACGCCTTCGTCGGCGGTGGCCCCGCTGGCGGAGAGCAGGAAGTAGAGGACGTGTTGGCCATCGGGCAGGAAGACGGGCACGCGGTGCGACAATCCCGCGCCCTGTCCTGCGACTTTTGTCAGTTCGGAGCGCGTGCCCCCGGCAGCGGGGACGGTGTATATCCCCTCGTACGGTCCGGGCGAGAATGCGATGACATCATCCACACTCCACGAGGCGCCGCGCCCGTCGGCGGCGTCGCAGATGGTCTGCACGGTGCCACCCTCCGCCGGAACTTTTTTTAGTTTTCCGTCAGCGAAGAAACCAACGTACTGGCTGTCTGGCGACCAGAAAGGATAGGTCGCTCCCTCGGAGCCGGCGAGCGGCTGCAACGCGGTCGAATCCAGCGAGCGGATGAATATCTGCAACTTGCCGCCCCCACCTCCGGCGATGGCCAGTTTCTTGCCGTCGGGGGAAAGGACGAGCGAGCCTTCGTTGTTCAACTGCAGCCCCGCGGGCAACGAGACCGTCGCCCGCATCACCTGCACCGTCGCTGGACGATGCGCGAACCAGCCACCGAAGCCTGCCAGGATGGCGAGCACTGCGGCGG is a genomic window containing:
- the mtnA gene encoding S-methyl-5-thioribose-1-phosphate isomerase, which codes for MIKTLEWIDGADAGTDGGATPAIRFIDQRKLPVEEVYVTCTTYEEVADAIRTMLVRGAPAIGVAAAMGVALGARNLKTDNPAEFARQFTKICDVLAGTRPTAVNLFWAIRRMRNKFGAVASQRVADIQEALIAEAKAIYVEDLAANEAMARHGATLMPSSGGVLTHCNAGALATAGGYGTALGVIRMAFEQGKKINVYADETRPVLQGSRLTAWELTKDGIPTTVISDNMAGVMMAQGKIQAVVVGADRIAANGDVANKIGTYSVAVLAHAHGIPFYVAAPWSTIDLETKTGDKIPIEQRNAREVTHVGQTQIAPNGIAVENPSFDVTPAKYVAAIITERGIARAPYEQSLRELAPAGVARS
- a CDS encoding CPBP family intramembrane metalloprotease, with protein sequence MSSPFQPVPDEPLAEPTPEILTPARPPAAIPRESPVFGLLDVFLVFTSALFLVLIVPALAVLTAHSLPRYAGVPLTTLAKNAVILVPGQTIAYLLLIAFVHMLMIARYDRSLAEAIPFAWPRERWVTLVGAGVALAFAILLLGQFLPIPKQLPIDEFFKTRAAAFVMLAFGVLVAPLVEELLFRGLLYPVLNRHLGVVAALVLTSLGFALLHASQLALAWAPLLSLFLVGFALTLVRARFQSVAASTLVHMAYNATLLAILYLQTGGFRNMDALTR
- a CDS encoding aldehyde dehydrogenase family protein, encoding MGIAISPTIDPKASSFVAKTGKILIGGKWSDAASGKTFDTYNPATGEVLARVAEGDREDIDRAVKAARKAFEESAWSTMTASERGKLMWRLADLLEKNLEEFATLESLDNGKPLTIARAADVPLAVDLFRYMAGWATKIEGATFPISVPYAPGAKFFAYTKREPVGVVGQIIPWNFPLLMAAWKLGPALATGNTVVLKPAEQTPLTAIRLGELFAEAGFPDGVVNIVPGFGETAGAALAAHPDVDKIAFTGSTEVGKLILQAAAGNLKKVSLELGGKSPNVVFADSDVKGAIRGAASAIFFNHGQCCCAGSRLFIEQPIFDQVVEGVAEQAKKIKVGSGLEADTQMGPLVSAEQLDRVCGYLESGLSEGAKAVTGGKKHGDKGYFVEPTVLVNTNDKMKVIQEEIFGPVVAAIPFKDLNEVTARANDSIYGLAAGIWTKDISKAHRLAEKIRAGTVWINCYNIFDAALPFGGYKQSGWGREMGKDSLELYTEVKAVCAQI
- the pyrE gene encoding orotate phosphoribosyltransferase, with amino-acid sequence MPTPRAQLLTLLATMSFQLGEFKLSSGGTSDYYIDCRLTTLHAEGARLSGRVVYDEIQKQKWEPRAIGGMTMGADPIVVAVAMLSSQLLQTRAPARVKGHDVSEYLVHGFLVRKAEKSHGTGQRIEGFREKGARVVIVDDVCTTGASTTSAIAAAREHGFEVAGVLCLVEREEAGGRAAVEQAAAPAKFVSLFTANDIRAEHLRLKEAAATHGAH
- a CDS encoding VOC family protein → MIGKLSTIMVVVKDMKRSVQFYRDVLGLRLGMESPQWSQFDLGNVTLGLHPEGKEAKVAPTTGCTFGFEVQDLGMVLDNLRWQNVKVVMEPRDEGFGKLAIVADPDGYLVQLFQPAKQATPAA